The Vicia villosa cultivar HV-30 ecotype Madison, WI linkage group LG1, Vvil1.0, whole genome shotgun sequence genome includes a region encoding these proteins:
- the LOC131653388 gene encoding uncharacterized protein LOC131653388, whose product MLESEKLEWLRKNQPKLRVSKYNSLHEEGDQSQAPGLSIGKRVVLPSSFVGGRRFMDQLYYDGMAICSKVGFPDLFITFTCNPNWPEIQRVLGPLHLKPQDRPDIISRIFKIKFDQLLSDLTKKGVLGKVLAYMYTIEFQKRGLPHAHILIFLHPSNKYPRPEDIDKIISAEVPNPETQPRLFNLVKSHMVHGPCGLKFQSTTIVDQEGYPVYRRRNNGHTIQKKDIIFHSGHVVPHNPSLLLKYEAHINMEWCNQNTSIKYLFKYINKGSDRISAIIQACWRIFSYSIHGRKPAVERLFFHMEGENSVYYKDYEQVGDVLLKPSVTESMFTAWFEANKTYEEARLLTYGDFVSKFVYHKRSRSWKPRKRGYTIGRLIWVPQSTGELFYLRMMLTVTKGPLCYQDIKMVDGKKCKTFRDACFAMGILQDDREFVEAIKEAHLWGSGPFLRKLFVTMLLSASMNRPEHVWRKTWRYLSDGILYDQRLLARNQGILSIFTNCSVLESTTYNSAAFISIAYMTYLHDMKRPASMLLKMRHLS is encoded by the exons ATGTTAGAGTCCGAGAAACTAGAATGGCTACGCAAAAATCAACCAAAGCTTCGAGTGTCCAAGTACAACTCTTTACATGAAGAGGGCGACCAAAGTCAAGCTCCAGGTTTAAGCATAGGTAAGCGAGTGGTGTTGCCTTCGTCCTTTGTTGGCGGTCGTAGGTTTATGGATCAATTGTACTATGATGGAATGGCTATATGCAGTAAAGTTGGATTTCCAGATCTGTTTATTACTTTTACCTGTAACCCGAATTGGCCGGAGATTCAAAGGGTACTTGGTCCTCTTCATTTGAAGCCCCAAGATCGGCCGGATATCATTtctagaattttcaaaatcaagtttgatcAATTGCTCTCAGATTTGACCAAAAAAGGTGTTCTTGGCAAAGTTCTGGCTT ATATGTACACCATTGAATTTCAGAAAAGAGGATTGCCTCATGCCCATATATTGATCTTCTTGCACCCATCAAATAAATATCCAAGACCGGAAGACATTGACAAGATCATTAGTGCTGAAGTGCCCAATCCCGAAACACAACCTCGACTTTTCAATTTGGTGAAATCTCACATGGTTCATGGTCCTTGTGGTTTG AAATTCCAAAGTACAACTATAGTGGACCAAGAAGGCTACCCGGTTTATAGGAGAAGAAACAACGGACACACCATTCAAAAGAAAGACATCATTTTTCATAGTGGTCATGTGGTTCCTCACAATCCAAGTTTGTTGTTGAAGTATGAAGCCCACATCAACATGGAATGGTGCAATCAAAATACTTCTATCAAATACCTTTTCAAATATATTAACAAAGGGTCCGATAGAATTTCGGCAATCATACAAG CATGTTGGCGTATATTTTCTTATTCTATACATGGCAGAAAACCAGCCGTAGAAAGATTGTTTTTTCACATGGAAGGTGAAAACTCTGTGTACTACAAAGACTACGAGCAGGTTGGTGATGTGTTGCTTAAACCAAGTGTAACAGAGTCCATGTTTACAGCCTGGTTTGAGGCAAACAAAACTTACGAGGAAGCAAGATTACTAACTTATGGTGACTTTGTTTCTAAATTTGTTTATCACAAACGAAGTCGAAGTTGGAAACCAAGGAAGCGAGGGTATACCATTGGTCGATTGATTTGGGTTCCGCAATCCACTGGCGAGTTGTTTTATTTAAGGATGATGCTTACCGTCACAAAAGGGCCGTTATGCTATCAAGACATAAAAATGGTTGATGGTAAAAAGTGCAAAACTTTTAGAGATGCGTGCTTTGCGATGGGAATTTTACAAGATGATCGTGAATTTGTCGAGGCAATCAAAGAGGCGCATCTTTGGGGGTCGGGTCCTTTTTTACGCAAACTATTTGTGACAATGTTACTTTCGGCATCCATGAATAGACCTGAACATGTTTGGAGAAAGACTTGGAGATATTTATCGGATGGTATTCTTTATGATCAACGGTTATTGGCAAGAAACCAAG GAATATTGTCCATATTTACTAATTG TTCTGTTTTGGAATCTACTACTTATAATTCAGCAGCATTTATAAGCATTGCTTATATGACATATTTGCATGATATGAAAAGGCCTGCATCCATGCTACTAAAAATGAGACACCTATCATGA
- the LOC131653381 gene encoding uncharacterized protein LOC131653381, with protein MSDAELKERTLMAIEILLQNNNRSLKDFKPMPVPKEDVVFFTGNRLLYDERQYDVVEQQQIFEHLSASLTDEQRGIFEEIMDAVEKQQGGVFFLYGYGGTGKTFMWKTLSAALRSKKKIVLPVASSGIASLLLPGGRTAHSRFKIPVPTLENSICNIEKQDDLAGLLKMTDLIIWDEAPMANKFCFESLDKSLRDIMSGIPHASRKVFGGKVVVFGGDFRQILPVIPRGTRSDIIHATINASYIWDHCKVLRLTKNMRLQTGDNASSTADDIRSFSEWILKIGDGTMCEPNDGYADICIPDEFLISNFSDPIKEIVEDTYPDLIHNYLDSNYLQSRAILASTIEVVDDINQYITNLLPGEEKEYFSSDSIDKSDATSFDAYEHVTPEFLNALKTSGLPNHSIKLKVGATIMLMRNLDQSEGLCNGTRLTVTKLANHVIEAKIISGKNIGNLFYIPRMSLSPSQSPWPFKLVRRQFPIIVSFAMTINKSQGQSLDNVGLYLPKEVFSHGQLYVAISRVKAKKGLRILIHDKDKQPMSTTTNVVQRFTSFFNFRLQPMLHSNISSMTFERSSQSPHQRV; from the exons ATGAGCGATGCCGAGCTAAAGGAACGGACACTGATGGCTATTGAAATACTATTACAAAATAATAATCGTAGCTTGAAGGACTTCAAACCAATGCCAGTTCCAAAAGAggatgtcgttttctttaccGGAAACAGATTACTTTATGATGAACGTCAATATGATGTTGTTGAACAACAACAAATTTTTGAACATTTGTCCGCTTCTCTTACAG ATGAACAAAGAGGAATTTTTGAGGAAATCATGGATGCCGTAGAGAAGCAACAAGGTGGTGTTTTTTTTCTGTATGGCTACGGTGGGACTGGTAAGACCTTTATGTGGAAAACTTTATCAGCAGCACTTAGGTCTAAGAAAAAAATTGTCTTGCCTGTTGCTTCAAGTGGGATTGCAAGTTTGTTGTTACCAGGTGGAAGAACAGCTCATTCTAGATTTAAGATTCCAGTTCCTACTCTAGAAAATTCTATTTGcaacattgaaaaacaagatgATCTTGCTGGGCTTCTAAAGATGACAGATTTAATTATATGGGATGAGGCTCCTATGGCTAATAAATTTTGCTTTGAATCTCTCGACAAATCCTTGAGAGATATTATGAGTGGAATCCCACATGCATCTAGGAAAGTTTTTGGTGGTAAGGTTGTTGTGTTTGGTGGTGACTTCAGACAAATCCTACCAGTTATACCAAGAGGAACTAGATCAGACATAATCCATGCAACCATAAATGCTTCTTATATTTGGGATCATTGTAAGGTGTTGAGGCTTACAAAGAACATGCGCTTGCAAACTGGTGATAATGCTTCTTCTACAGCTGATGACATAAGGAGCTTTTCTGAGTGGATTTTAAAAATTGGAGATGGGACCATGTGTGagccaaatgatggttatgctgaTATTTGTATTCCAGATGAGTTCTTAATTTCAAACTTTTCTGATCCCATCAAGGAAATTGTTGAAGATACATACCCTGATCTCATTCATAATTATCTTGATTCCAATTATCTTCAAAGTCGTGCAATCTTGGCTTCAACAATTGAGGTTGTTGATGATATCAACCAATATATCACAAATCTGCTTCCAG gagaagagaaagaatactTCAGTAGTGATTCTATTGATAAATCTGATGCAACTAGCTTTGATGCATATGAGCATGTGACACCTGAATTCCTAAATGCTCTCAAAACTTCGGGATTGCCTAACCATTCCATCAAGTTGAAAGTTGGTGCCACTATTATGTTAATGCGCAATCTAGATCAGTCGGAAGGGTTGTGCAATGGTACAAGGCTAACTGTAACCAAGCTTGCTAATCATGTCATTGAAGctaagatcatttctggaaaaaatATTGGTAACTTATTTTATATTCCTAGAATGTCTCTATCCCCCTCACAATCCCCATGGCCGTTTAAATTGGTAAGACGCCAGTTTCCAATTATTGTTTCATTTGCCATGACTATTAACAAATCCCAAGGGCAATCACTTGATAATGTTGGTCTGTATTTGCCTAAAGAAGTTTTTAGTCATGGTCAATTATATGTGGCTATCTCAAGAGTCAAAGCGAAAAAGGGTTTAAGGATTCTTATTCATGACAAAGATAAACAACCTATGAGCACTACCACCAATGTT GTCCAAAGATTCACATCATTTTTTAATTTCAGGCTGCAGCCAATGTTGCATTCAAACATAAGTTCCATGACATTTGAAAG GTCCAGCCAATCACCTCATCAAAGAGTTTAA